One Nostoc sp. CENA543 genomic window, AGCTAATAACAGGTTGAATTCCCGAATCAGAGACTCTTTGCACTTTTCTGATTAAGGATGACTCAAAGGGAAAAATCATACCCTTTTGAGCCATTTCAGTAATCCAGATATCGTTCTTAATCACAATGTCACAAGTAAATCAAACCGACTTACTAGCATACCTTAGCTAGTGTCACGATTTCACTTTGATCCTGATATTTACCATGATGATTTTGATAACTAACTGAGCAGAGTTCACCTTCAAAAAATAGCAGTTTAACTACACCTTCGTTAGCATAGATACGACAGTCTGCACTAGAAGAATTAGAAAATTCTAGAGTTAAATGACCTCGCCATGCAGCTTCAGCAGGGGTAATGTTGGCTATTATGCCGCATCGTGCATAAGTTGATTTTCCGATGCAAATTACAGTGATATTGTCGGGAATCTCTAATTTCTCTAAAGCAACCCCCAGACTGTAACTATGAGCAGGCAAAATAAAGTACCTTCCATTGTTATCTGTATGCAGCTGTGTAGATTCCAAATGCTGAGGATTAAAGTTTTTGGGATCAACTACAGTTCCGGGAATGTGGCGAAAGATGCGGAACTCAACAGGAGAAAGGCGAATATCATACCCATAGGAAGACACACCATAGCTAATTGCAGGTTGACAACCTATAGATAGGTCTTTCTGTACTTTTCTGATTAAGCTTGGCTCAAAAGGTGAAATCATTCCTTTTTGAGCCATTTCAGTAATCCAGATGTCGTTCTTAATCACAAGTTCACAGGTAATTCAAATCGGATTAATTAGGATATCGTGAACTGTGGATTTTGTTTAGGGTCTATGACTACGGCGAATCTCTGTAATTTGATCAGCTACATCGAGAATAGATGACAGCATTTCTGTACCAGTAAGAATAATATCTACATGAGAAGGGCGTTGCGAGAGAAAAGCCAAAACCTCTGATTCTGAAATCAAACCAAAGTGAATCGCCAAACTTAACTC contains:
- the dcd gene encoding dCTP deaminase; its protein translation is MAQKGMISPFEPSLIRKVQKDLSIGCQPAISYGVSSYGYDIRLSPVEFRIFRHIPGTVVDPKNFNPQHLESTQLHTDNNGRYFILPAHSYSLGVALEKLEIPDNITVICIGKSTYARCGIIANITPAEAAWRGHLTLEFSNSSSADCRIYANEGVVKLLFFEGELCSVSYQNHHGKYQDQSEIVTLAKVC